A window of the Egibacter rhizosphaerae genome harbors these coding sequences:
- a CDS encoding ROK family transcriptional regulator: MLSGEQPHPPRGGRRASARTVLEQVHLAGPLSRAELTRLTGLNRSTVKGIVDELGAEGLVMEGAAEPRKTPGRPSRVVRVCSERLAVLAVEIAVDFVAVATVGLGGTVHRQARVSRSREHLDVESTRSAVRELAASVIDARVPIMGAGVAVVGIVRRGDGVVRLAPNLGWRDVELASLTRGTLAALGVDCPVWVGNEADFGALAEHRRGAARAHANMVYLSGEVGIGGGLIVDGQPLVGAAGYGGEIGHIPVNPDGRTCGCGGQGCWETEAGKAALLRHAGQPAEDPHGDAVERVMAAAAAGDEAATAAVDAVGAWLGIGLAGLVNILNPELIVLGGMYGRTLPAMRQPIRERMTRHTIGPTAEGTAIVAASLGLDAPLLGAAEFALEPVLDGARPVPLVDA; the protein is encoded by the coding sequence GTGCTGTCCGGTGAGCAGCCCCACCCGCCCCGGGGGGGTCGTCGCGCGAGCGCCCGCACCGTGCTCGAGCAGGTGCACCTGGCCGGGCCTCTGTCGCGTGCCGAGCTGACCCGCCTCACCGGACTCAACCGCAGCACGGTCAAGGGCATCGTCGACGAGCTCGGCGCGGAGGGGCTCGTCATGGAGGGGGCCGCGGAGCCGCGCAAGACCCCGGGCCGTCCCTCCCGGGTCGTGCGCGTCTGCTCGGAGCGGCTCGCGGTGCTCGCCGTCGAGATCGCCGTCGACTTCGTGGCGGTCGCCACTGTCGGCCTCGGCGGCACCGTGCATCGCCAGGCCCGCGTGAGCCGCTCCCGGGAGCACCTGGACGTCGAGTCGACCAGGTCGGCGGTCCGCGAACTCGCCGCCTCCGTGATCGACGCACGAGTGCCGATCATGGGTGCCGGGGTGGCGGTGGTCGGCATCGTGCGTCGTGGCGACGGCGTCGTGCGCCTCGCCCCCAACCTCGGGTGGCGGGACGTGGAGCTCGCGTCCCTGACGCGCGGGACACTGGCGGCGCTGGGTGTCGACTGCCCGGTCTGGGTCGGCAACGAGGCCGACTTCGGTGCCCTGGCCGAGCACCGGCGCGGCGCGGCGCGCGCCCACGCGAACATGGTGTACCTGTCGGGGGAGGTCGGCATCGGCGGCGGGCTCATCGTCGACGGACAGCCGCTGGTGGGCGCCGCGGGCTATGGCGGCGAGATCGGCCACATCCCCGTCAACCCGGACGGGCGGACGTGCGGCTGCGGCGGCCAGGGCTGCTGGGAGACAGAAGCCGGCAAGGCCGCGCTGCTGCGCCATGCCGGGCAGCCCGCCGAGGACCCGCACGGCGACGCCGTGGAGCGGGTGATGGCTGCGGCCGCCGCGGGCGACGAGGCCGCGACAGCGGCGGTGGATGCCGTCGGCGCGTGGCTCGGCATCGGGCTCGCGGGGCTGGTCAACATCCTGAACCCGGAGCTGATCGTTCTCGGCGGCATGTACGGGCGCACGCTGCCGGCGATGCGGCAACCTATCCGTGAGCGCATGACCCGCCACACGATCGGTCCGACGGCGGAGGGGACCGCCATCGTCGCCGCGTCGCTCGGGCTCGACGCCCCCCTTCTGGGCGCCGCCGAGTTCGCGCTCGAGCCGGTTCTCGACGGCGCGCGCCCGGTGCCCCTCGTGGACGCCTAG
- a CDS encoding glycoside hydrolase family 3 N-terminal domain-containing protein, whose product MTSTHEAGLPPYADASTPVAQRVDDLLARMTREEKLAQLGSAWAFELLREGEFAPDRAGELLGHGLGQVTRISGATNAGAREAAGLANRIQRHLVEETRLGIPAIVHEENCSGLMARESTMFPQAIGVASTWDPGLNERIAGVIREQMRAVGAHQGLSPVLDVCRDARWGRLEETYGEDPHLVARMGVAFVRGLQEGSPGAGDQRAHTGEGVVATGKHFVGYGASEGGMNWAPAHIPARELREIHLHPFEAAVREGGLRSIMNAYHELDGIPCGASRELLTDVLRGQWGFDGTVVADYFSVDQLAHYHRLAADKSEAAAMALRAGIDVELPSTDCYATPLAEALDRHRVDAAHVDAAVARVLRQKFELGLFERPYVDVDAAPTAMNAAPHQSLALETARRSLVLLKNDGDLLPLPDTHRTVAVIGPNADAARHLLGDYTYPAHIETLLETREDGAFGVTLPDDHQVEASVGDVPTVLDELRARLGERVRHARGCDVNTSDTSGIAEAAALAAQSDVVVLVVGDKSGLTDGCTSGEARDRASLDLPGAQEALAREVVATGTPVVVVLVAGRPCGSPWLHEQCAAVLMAWLPGQAGGRAIAETLTGAVNPSGKLPVSYPETVGQVPVFYNHKVSGGRSHWKGDYVDAPSRPRYPFGHGLTYTSFVVEATRIAEATLPTDGTATIEVTVANRGALAGEDVVQLYVRDPAASVTRPVRELKAFARVEAAPGETRRIAFGLPGALLGFHGEDLGYVVEPGEVEVSVGLSSADRVPAGTLTLVAGEEAEPAKVFAGTVTLD is encoded by the coding sequence ATGACCAGCACCCATGAGGCGGGCCTCCCGCCCTACGCCGACGCGTCGACACCCGTGGCGCAGCGGGTGGACGACCTGCTCGCGCGGATGACGCGGGAGGAGAAGCTCGCGCAGCTCGGCAGCGCCTGGGCGTTCGAGCTGCTGCGGGAGGGCGAGTTCGCCCCCGACCGCGCCGGTGAGCTGCTCGGGCACGGCCTCGGTCAGGTGACGAGGATCTCGGGCGCCACGAACGCGGGTGCCCGCGAGGCGGCGGGGCTCGCCAACCGGATCCAGCGCCACCTCGTCGAGGAGACCCGGCTGGGGATCCCCGCGATCGTGCACGAGGAGAACTGCTCGGGGCTCATGGCACGGGAGTCGACGATGTTCCCGCAGGCCATCGGGGTCGCGAGCACCTGGGATCCCGGGCTGAACGAGCGCATCGCCGGCGTGATCCGCGAGCAGATGCGGGCCGTCGGGGCCCATCAGGGGCTGTCGCCGGTCCTCGACGTGTGCCGGGACGCTCGGTGGGGGCGTCTCGAGGAGACCTACGGCGAGGACCCGCATCTCGTCGCGCGCATGGGCGTGGCCTTCGTCCGCGGTCTCCAGGAAGGGTCACCCGGCGCCGGGGACCAGCGCGCGCACACCGGCGAGGGCGTGGTCGCCACCGGCAAGCACTTCGTCGGCTACGGGGCGTCCGAGGGCGGCATGAACTGGGCGCCCGCGCACATCCCCGCGCGCGAGCTGCGCGAGATCCATCTCCACCCGTTCGAGGCGGCCGTCCGCGAGGGCGGACTCCGATCGATCATGAACGCCTACCACGAGCTCGACGGGATACCGTGCGGCGCGAGCCGCGAGCTGCTCACCGACGTCCTGCGTGGCCAGTGGGGGTTCGACGGCACCGTCGTGGCCGACTACTTCTCGGTCGACCAGCTCGCCCACTATCATCGTCTGGCCGCCGACAAGTCCGAGGCGGCGGCGATGGCGCTCCGCGCGGGCATCGACGTCGAGCTGCCCAGCACCGACTGTTACGCGACCCCTCTGGCCGAAGCGCTCGATCGACACCGGGTGGACGCGGCCCACGTCGACGCGGCGGTCGCCCGGGTCCTGCGCCAGAAGTTCGAGCTGGGCCTGTTCGAGCGACCGTACGTCGACGTGGACGCGGCACCGACGGCGATGAACGCCGCGCCGCACCAGTCGCTCGCGCTGGAGACGGCACGCCGCAGCCTCGTGCTGCTCAAGAACGACGGCGACCTGTTGCCGCTCCCCGACACGCACCGGACGGTCGCGGTGATCGGGCCGAACGCGGACGCCGCCCGGCACCTGCTGGGGGACTACACCTACCCGGCGCACATCGAGACACTGCTCGAGACCCGGGAGGATGGTGCGTTCGGGGTCACGCTGCCCGACGACCATCAGGTCGAGGCGTCGGTCGGCGACGTACCCACCGTCCTCGACGAGCTACGAGCCCGGCTCGGCGAGCGCGTGCGGCACGCCCGTGGCTGCGACGTGAACACCAGCGACACGAGCGGGATCGCGGAAGCAGCGGCGCTCGCCGCCCAGTCGGACGTCGTGGTCCTGGTCGTCGGCGACAAGTCGGGTCTGACCGACGGCTGCACGAGCGGCGAGGCCCGCGACCGCGCCTCGCTGGACCTGCCCGGTGCGCAGGAGGCGCTCGCGCGCGAGGTCGTGGCCACGGGCACCCCCGTGGTCGTGGTGCTCGTTGCGGGCCGGCCCTGCGGCAGCCCGTGGCTGCACGAACAGTGCGCCGCGGTGCTGATGGCGTGGCTGCCCGGCCAAGCCGGCGGACGGGCCATCGCCGAGACCCTGACCGGTGCGGTCAACCCGAGCGGCAAGCTGCCGGTCTCGTATCCGGAGACCGTCGGACAGGTCCCGGTCTTCTACAACCACAAGGTCTCCGGCGGGCGGTCGCACTGGAAGGGGGACTACGTAGATGCCCCGAGCCGTCCGCGTTATCCGTTCGGCCACGGGTTGACGTACACCTCGTTCGTCGTCGAGGCCACGCGGATCGCCGAGGCCACCCTGCCCACGGACGGCACGGCGACGATCGAGGTCACGGTCGCCAACCGTGGTGCGCTTGCCGGGGAGGACGTCGTGCAGCTCTACGTACGCGATCCGGCGGCGAGCGTCACTCGGCCGGTGCGCGAGCTGAAGGCGTTCGCCCGCGTGGAGGCGGCGCCGGGGGAGACCCGGCGGATCGCGTTCGGCTTGCCGGGTGCGCTGCTTGGGTTCCACGGCGAGGATCTCGGCTACGTGGTCGAACCCGGCGAGGTGGAGGTCTCCGTCGGGCTCTCGTCCGCGGATCGGGTGCCCGCGGGGACCCTCACGCTCGTGGCCGGGGAGGAGGCGGAGCCCGCCAAGGTGTTCGCGGGGACGGTGACGCTCGACTGA
- a CDS encoding IS630 family transposase, whose product MAARGRPKATLELSDEDRATLERWARRPKTSQRLAQRSRIVLACARGASNREVAAELGVSEATVGKWRRRFVAGGVEALADAPRPGAPRQITDADVERVVTRTLEETPPDATHWSTRSMAAAAGMSQTAVSRIWRAFGLKPHLTETFKVSTDPDFIDKVRDIVGLYLDPPERAVVLCVDEKSQTQAIDRTQPVFPLLPGTPQRATHDYVRHGTTSLFAALDLATGQVIGQHRRRHRAAEFKKFLNQIDAEVPDHLDVHLVLDNYATHKTPEIQRWLLRHPRFHLHFTPTGASWLNLVERWFAELTTKLLQRSTHTSVQALESDIRDWIATWNENPRPYAWHKTADEILHALSEYCQRISDSGH is encoded by the coding sequence ATGGCGGCTCGTGGCAGGCCAAAGGCCACGTTGGAGCTGTCCGATGAGGACCGGGCGACGCTCGAGCGGTGGGCGCGCCGTCCCAAGACGTCGCAGCGGTTGGCGCAGCGCTCGCGGATCGTGCTGGCGTGCGCGAGGGGGGCGTCGAACCGGGAGGTCGCCGCCGAGCTGGGCGTCAGCGAGGCGACGGTGGGCAAGTGGCGGCGACGGTTCGTCGCTGGCGGGGTGGAGGCGTTGGCGGATGCGCCGCGGCCGGGCGCGCCCCGCCAGATCACCGACGCCGACGTCGAGCGGGTGGTGACCAGGACCCTGGAGGAGACCCCGCCGGATGCCACGCACTGGTCGACCCGGTCGATGGCCGCCGCGGCGGGCATGTCGCAGACGGCAGTCAGCCGCATCTGGCGCGCGTTCGGCCTCAAGCCGCACCTGACCGAGACGTTCAAGGTCTCCACCGACCCCGACTTCATCGACAAGGTCAGAGACATCGTCGGGCTCTACCTGGACCCGCCCGAGCGCGCGGTCGTGCTGTGCGTGGACGAGAAGTCCCAGACCCAGGCGATCGACCGCACCCAGCCGGTGTTCCCGCTGCTGCCGGGCACCCCCCAGCGGGCCACCCACGACTACGTCCGCCACGGCACCACCAGCCTGTTCGCCGCCCTGGACCTGGCCACCGGGCAGGTCATCGGCCAGCACCGCCGCCGCCACCGCGCCGCCGAGTTCAAGAAGTTCCTCAACCAGATCGACGCCGAGGTGCCCGACCACCTCGACGTGCACCTGGTGCTGGACAACTACGCCACCCACAAGACCCCAGAGATCCAACGCTGGCTGCTGCGCCACCCGCGCTTCCACCTGCACTTCACGCCCACCGGCGCCAGCTGGCTCAACCTGGTCGAGCGCTGGTTCGCCGAGCTGACCACCAAACTGCTGCAGCGCAGCACCCACACCTCCGTGCAAGCCCTCGAATCCGACATCCGCGACTGGATCGCCACGTGGAACGAGAACCCCCGCCCGTACGCGTGGCACAAGACCGCCGACGAGATCCTCCACGCCCTCTCCGAATATTGCCAACGAATCTCCGACTCAGGACACTAG